Proteins encoded within one genomic window of Panicum virgatum strain AP13 chromosome 1N, P.virgatum_v5, whole genome shotgun sequence:
- the LOC120654490 gene encoding uncharacterized protein LOC120654490, with protein MVGAAPMAAPPLAALRLGGLLRVSCSASKSNGGPKQQQQLARRRQQQQLPAPPLSSAAVPLLLAAAALPPDALAAGGEFGILEGRSFALLHPLVMGGLFGYTLWAGYLGWQWRRVRTVQDEINDLKKQLKPAAAAAPAAVGAGDASSSAAPPPPAPKSPAEIKIDELTEERKKLLKGSFRDRHFNAGSILLGLGVLESVGGALNTWFRTGKLFPGPHLFAGAAITVLWAGAAALVPAMQKGNETARSLHIALNALNVLLFIWQIPTGLEIVGKVFEFTTWP; from the exons ATGGTGGGCGCCGCAcccatggccgcgccgccgctcgcggccCTCCGCCTCGGCGGCCTCCTCCGGGTCTCCTGCTCCGCGTCCAAGAGCAACGGCGGccccaagcagcagcagcagctagcgcggcggcggcagcagcagcagctgcccgCTCCTCCGCTGAGCTCCGCGGcggtgccgctgctgctggctgcggcggcgctgccgccggaCGCGCTGGCGGCGGGGGGCGAGTTCGGGATCCTCGAGGGCCGGAGCTTCGCGCTGCTGCACCCGCTCGTCATGGGCGGGCTCTTCGGCTACACGCTCTGGGCCGGGTACCTTGGCTGGCAGTGGCGCCGGGTGCGCACCGTCCAGGACGAGATCAACGACCTCAAGAAGCAGCtcaagcccgccgccgcggcggcgccggccgcggtcGGGGCCGGggacgcctcctcctccgctgcgccgccgcctcccgcgcccAAGTCGCCGGCCGAGATCAAGATCGACGAGCTCACCGAG GAGCGCAAGAAGCTGCTCAAGGGGTCGTTCCGGGACCGGCACTTCAACGCGGGGTCCATCCTGCTCGGCCTCGGCGTGCTCGAGTCCGTCGGCGGCGCGCTCAACACCTGGTTCCGCACCGGCAAGCTCTTCCCGGGGCCCCACCTCTTCGCCGGAGCGGCCATCACGGTGCTgtgggcgggcgcggcggcgctggtcccGGCGATGCAGAAGGGGAACGAGACGGCCAGGAGCCTGCACATCGCGCTCAACGCGCTCAACGTCCTGCTCTTCATCTGGCAGATCCCCACCGGGCTCGAGATCGTCGGCAAGGTCTTCGAGTTCACCACCTGGCCATGA
- the LOC120654496 gene encoding calcium-binding protein KIC-like gives MAAPASPRAGGSEAAAAEAYEDLLPVMGERLGTAGLLAELRAGFRLLADPARGAITAESLRRGAAAALGVAGMTPAEADAMVREGDADADGALSEAEFCVLMVRLSPGIMADAEAWLEEAIAEELARGEEPDAGGSGTAAPAPASRRSV, from the coding sequence ATGGCGGCACCAGCGagcccccgcgccggcggctccgaggcggcggcggcggaggcgtacGAGGACCTGCTGCCGGTGATGGGGGAGCGGCTGGGCACGGCGGGCCTGCTGGCGGAGCTCCGGGCGGGGTTCCGCCTCCTGGCCGACCCGGCGCGGGGCGCCATCACGGCCGAGAgcctgcggcgcggcgcggcggcggcgctgggcgtggCCGGGATGACGCCCGCCGAGGCCGACGCCATGGTGCGCGagggcgacgccgacgccgacggcgcGCTCAGCGAGGCCGAGTTCTGCGTCCTCATGGTGCGGCTCAGCCCCGGCATCATGGCCGACGCCGAGGCCTGGCTCGAGGAGGCCATCGCCGAGGAGCTCGCCCGAGGAGAAGAACCTGACGCCGGCGGCAGTGGCAcggcggccccggccccggcgagccgccgctcgGTTTGA
- the LOC120654492 gene encoding histone-lysine N-methyltransferase ATXR6-like — protein MGAAGQLRRRTRARTPPSRAGAGGDDDVGCEACGSGDAAAELMLCDGCDRGFHIFCLRPILPRVPAGDWFCPSCRSPGPARSKSAAASSAATARKPKQFPLVQTKIVDFFKIQRSPLAAASAGSSEAKKRKRKPAGALVVSKKKRKLLPFIPSDDPAQRLRQMASLATALTATGAVFSNHLTYQPGMAPRSANRAALEAGGMQVLPKEDAETLSQCQRMMERGECPPLLVVYDPVEGFTVEADRFIRDLTIITEYVGDVDYLRNREHDDGDSMMTLLSASAPSRSLVICPDRRSNIARFINGINNHTPEGRKKQNLKCVRFDVAGECRVLLVANRDISKGERLYYDYNGSEHEYPTHHFV, from the exons AtgggcgccgccggccagctccgccgccggacgcgcgcgcggacgccgccgagccgggcgggcgccggcggcgacgacgacgtgggCTGCGAGGCCTGCGGGTccggggacgccgccgcggagctgaTGCTGTGCGACGGCTGCGACCGCGGGTTCCACATCTTCTGCCTCCGCCCCATCCTCCCGCGCGTGCCCGCCGGCGACTGGTTCTGCCCATCCTGCCGTTCCCCGGGCCCCGCCAGGTCCaaatccgccgccgcctcttccgccgccaccgccaggaAGCCCAAGC AGTTCCCCCTGGTCCAGACCAAGATCGTGGATTTCTTCAAGATCCAGCGGAGCCCGCtggccgcggcgtcggcggggtCGTCGGAGGCGAAGAAGCGGAAGCGGAAGCCCGCGGGGGCGCTGGTGGTgtccaagaagaagaggaagctgcTGCCCTTCATCCCCAGCGACGACCCCGCGCAGCGGCTCCGCCAGATGGCCTCGCTCGCCACCGCGCTCACGGCCACCGGCGCCGTCTTCAGCAACCACCTCACCTACCAGCCCGGCATGGCGCCGCGCTCCGCCAACCGCGCCGCCCTCGAGGCCGGAGGGATGCAG GTGCTGCCCAAGGAGGACGCGGAGACGCTGAGCCAGTGCCAGCGGATGATGGAGCGGGGGGAGTGCCCGCCCCTGCTGGTGGTGTACGACCCCGTGGAGGGGTTCACGGTGGAGGCGGACCGGTTCATCCGGGACCTGACCATCATCACCGAGTACGTCGGCGACGTGGACTACCTGCGGAACCGGGAgcacgacgacggcgacagCATGATGACCCTGCtctcggcgtcggcgccgtcCCGGAGCCTCGTCATCTGCCCCGACCGGCGCAGCAACATCGCGCGCTTCATCAACGGCATCAACAACCACACGccggaggggaggaagaagcagAACCTCAAGTGCGTGCGCTtcgacgtcgccggcgagtGCCGGGTGCTGCTGGTGGCCAACCGGGACATCTCCAAGGGGGAGAGGCTCTACTACGACTACAACGGCTCGGAGCACGAGTACCCGACGCACCATTTCGTGTGA